One region of Streptomyces capillispiralis genomic DNA includes:
- a CDS encoding Gfo/Idh/MocA family protein has product MTRKTVRIAMNGVTGRMGYRQHLVRSILALREQGGLDLGDGTVLWPEPILVGRREHALRALAERHGLEHVSTDLDAVLADDGVDLYFDAQVTSAREEAIRKAIAAGKHVYTEKPTATGLDGALELARLANAAGVKHGVVQDKLFLPGLLKLKRLIDGGFFGRILSVRGEFGYWVFEGDWQDAQRPSWNYRSEDGGGIVVDMFPHWEYVLHELFGRVKSVQALTATHIPQRWDENGKPYDATADDAAYGVFELDGGAVAQINSSWAVRVNRDELVEFQVDGTEGSAVAGLRNCRVQHRSATPKPVWNPDIPATEVFRDQWQEVPDNGEFDNGFKAQWELFLRHVYAGAPYHWDLLAGARGVQLAELGLKSSAEGRRLDVPEIAL; this is encoded by the coding sequence GTGACACGCAAGACGGTGCGTATCGCCATGAACGGTGTGACCGGGCGCATGGGCTACCGCCAGCACCTCGTCCGCTCCATCCTGGCCCTGCGCGAGCAGGGCGGCCTCGACCTCGGTGACGGCACCGTGCTGTGGCCGGAGCCGATCCTGGTCGGCCGCCGCGAGCACGCGCTGAGGGCGCTGGCCGAGCGGCACGGCCTGGAGCACGTCTCGACGGACCTGGACGCCGTCCTCGCCGACGACGGCGTCGACCTCTACTTCGACGCCCAGGTGACCTCCGCCCGCGAGGAGGCGATCCGGAAGGCGATCGCCGCGGGCAAGCACGTCTACACCGAGAAGCCCACCGCCACCGGCCTCGACGGCGCCCTGGAGCTCGCCCGCCTGGCGAACGCGGCCGGCGTCAAGCACGGCGTCGTCCAGGACAAGCTCTTCCTCCCCGGCCTGCTCAAGCTGAAGCGCCTCATCGACGGCGGCTTCTTCGGCCGCATCCTCTCCGTGCGCGGCGAGTTCGGCTACTGGGTCTTCGAGGGCGACTGGCAGGACGCCCAGCGCCCCTCCTGGAACTACCGCTCCGAGGACGGCGGCGGCATCGTCGTCGACATGTTCCCGCACTGGGAGTACGTGCTGCACGAGCTGTTCGGCCGGGTGAAGTCCGTCCAGGCCCTCACCGCCACCCACATCCCGCAGCGCTGGGACGAGAACGGCAAGCCCTACGACGCCACCGCCGACGACGCCGCCTACGGCGTCTTCGAACTCGACGGCGGCGCCGTCGCCCAGATCAACTCCTCCTGGGCGGTCCGCGTCAACCGCGACGAACTCGTCGAGTTCCAGGTCGACGGCACCGAGGGATCCGCCGTCGCGGGCCTGCGCAACTGCCGCGTCCAGCACCGCAGCGCCACCCCCAAGCCGGTCTGGAACCCGGACATCCCCGCCACCGAGGTCTTCCGCGACCAGTGGCAGGAGGTCCCCGACAACGGCGAGTTCGACAACGGCTTCAAGGCCCAGTGGGAGCTGTTCCTCCGCCACGTCTACGCCGGCGCCCCCTACCACTGGGA